The sequence GCGTCCACGCGAAGTGGAAGGTCCAGGTGGCACCGGTGGCGGCGAAGAGGATCTTGTCCGCGTAGGGCGGCAGGCCGGTGGTGTGCCGGAAGAGCAGGTAGATCGCGACCACCACCGCCGACCAGAAGGGCACGAAGTAGGGCGAGAGCGCGATGATGATGTTCGTCTTGTTCGTCGTGATGTAGCCGCCTTCCAGGCTGACGTGGAAGCCGGTCACCTTGCCGCGGCAGAGGTAGACGAAGATTGCGTGGGTGAGCTCGTGGCCGAGCACGTAGAGGTAGAGGAAAACCGATTGCAACAGGCCGGAGAGGAACCAGCCCGCCATCAGCAGGGCCCCGGTGGCGAAGTACCAGAAGGCGGAGGTTTGCCAGAAACCGCGATCGAGCGCGGCGTGGGAGAACTGCGAGAAGAAGGTCCAGGTGGTGACCCAGCCAATGGGTAGCAGCGCGAGCCCGGCCAGCCAGCGCATCATCCGGTGGCCCAGCGAGACATCGAAGTCGTCATCCGCCACCGGGGCGGTGGCGGCGATCGCGGCTTGGATCGATTTTTCGCCGCGGCGGCCGAGGCGGCGGTTCGCCTGGTCATGGGCGCGCTGGTTGGCGGTGCGCATCATCTCCCCGAACGTCGGGCGGTCCCGGCGACGGTTCTTCGCCAGTTTGTCGGAGAGCTTGAGTGGACGCGACCGGGCCATGCGGAAGTGTGGCCTTGATAGTCTGGCGGTCTTAAGGAATCAAGATCGGATTCCGGGAAATGGTGGTTTTTTGAACAGCTAAGTAGCGTAGGCATTCCTGCCTGCGGGCGGAGAGACTCCGCCCTCAAGCAAGGGTTCGAACTGGAGCCCTGAGAGGGTTTGTGAATCCACCCGGGAACGGGCCGCGCCCATTCACAAACAGGAATGTTTGTGCTCCTAAACGATCTTCAGCCGGGCGAGGTCCTGGCTGTCGATCAGGCCCACCGGGCGGCCTTGGGGGTCGAGGACCACCACGTCGTCGACGCGGTTGTGGCCGATGGTTTTGACGGCCTCGGCGGCGAGGGACTCGGCCTGCACGCTGATCGGGCGGCGGGTCATGAAGTCGGCCACCGGGCGGTCCGCGATGTGGGCGTCCTGCTGGAAGCAGCGGGCGAAGTCGCCGTGGGTGAAAATGCCGGCCAGGGAGCCGTTTTCCGCGAGGATCAAGCAGGCGCCGGAGCGGGCGGCGGACATGGCCAGCAGGGCCTCGCGGACGGTTGAGATTTCCGGCACGGTGGCCAGTTCCGTGCCGCTGCGCATGATGTCGGCGACCTTGGTGAGCAGGGCGCGACCGAGCGAGCCGCCGGGATGGAAACGGGCGAAGTCCTCCTCGGTGAAGCCACGGGCCTCCAGCAGCACCATGGCGAGGGCGTCGCCCATCACCAGCATGGCGGTGGAGGAGGAGGTGGGGGCGAGATTCAGCGGGCAGGCCTCGCGTTCCACGGAGGTGTCCAGCGTGACATCGCTGAACTCGGAAAGGGTGGAGGAGGGCTTGCCGGTGAGGGCGATCAGGCGAACGTCGAAGCGCTTGATGAAGGGCAGCAGGTCGAGCAGCTCGCGGGTTTCGCCGGAGTAGGAGAGGGCGATCACGGCGTCGCCGTCGGAAAGCAGGCCGAGATCGCCGTGGAGGGCGTTCTGGGAATTGAGGACCACGGCGGTGGCGCCGGTGGAGTTCAGGGTGGCGGCGATCTTGTGGCCGATGTTGCCGGATTTGCCGACGCCGATGACGACGATTTTCCCGCGCTGGTCGAGGGTTTCCTTGAGCAGGGACACGGCGCGGGAAAAGCCCTCGTCGAGCCGGCTGGCCAGCCGCTCGAGCGAGTCGGTTTCGATCCGGATGACCCGGCGGGCTTTTTCAATCGCGTCCATGTGGCCGGGAGCATGAACGGCCGGCGGCGATCGTCCAACATCGAACATTGCGGGGTGTCGCAATTGACCTCCACACTGGCCGCGTGAACGAGGAGGAACTCCAACGGCTGCGCGTGGGCTCGAAGCAGGAGATGCAGCAGGGGATCGCGCTGCTGGGGCAGGGGGAATGGCGGGCGGCGCTCGGCCATTTCGACCGCGCGGTGGCGTTGCGGGAATCGTTCCCGTGGCGGGAGGACGGAGAATCGGCGTGGTTGCTGGCGGCGGCGTGGATCAACCGCAGCGACGCGCTCCGGCAGCTCGGCGACGAGCGTTTGCTGCCGGAGGCGATCCGTTCGCTGGACCGGGGCATCGAGGCGATGGGCCACGTCCCCCTGGACGGCGATCCGATGTTCGCGGAACGGCTGATCCTTGCCTGGATCAACCGCGCCACGGCCTGCGGCGATGCGGGCCGGACGGAGGAGTCGCTGGCCGGTTTCGCCGAGGCGGAGAACGTTTTGGAAACACATGGCCGTGACGTCACGCCGACCCGCCGCTTCTTGGCGGCGATGGCGACGATCAACCGGGCGCGGGTGCTGCTCGATGCGGGCCGGGTGGAGGACGGCTGGCGGGAGGCCGCCGCCGGAGTGGCGGCGCTGCGCCCGCAGGAGCCGGGGGATGGCCTGATCGCGCAGACAGGTATCCGGGCGCGGGCGGTGCTGTGCCGGGCGCTGGCCCTGCTGGCGGAGACGCCGGAGGGTACGGCCTCGGCGGGCGACTGGATCGCCACCGCCACGGATGCGGCGGAGGAGGCACTGGCGATCGTGAAGCGTAGCGGCCTGCATGATCCGGCGGTGCCGGACCTGGTGCGCTATGGCGCTCGGATTTACCGGGTGTGCCAGCCGCAGTTCCTGGCGGAGTTCATCCACGAGTGGGTGGGGGCCGAGGGGCCGCTGGCCGGGGACCCGGGGCTGCGGGAGGAAATGCAGGGCGTGATCCTGCTGGCGCGGGCCGAGGCCGAGACCCGCCTGCGGACCGCTCCCCACGACGACGAGGTGGCACAACGCGAGCTTCGCATTCTCCGGACACTGGAACTATAATCGCCCCCGATGAAGAGCCGCTTTTTGATGTGGTGTATTTCCGCCGGTGCGGATGGCGAGTCCGCGGGCTTGCTGTGGCTCGATCTGGGCAGCCGCTACTGCGAGCCGCACCGCCACTACCATACGCTCGACCACATCGGAGCCTCGTTGGCGCATCTGGACGGGGTGGGGGTGAATCCTATCGTGGAGGGCGCGATCTGGTTCCACGACGCGATCTACGATCCGACCCGTGACG comes from Luteolibacter sp. LG18 and encodes:
- a CDS encoding KpsF/GutQ family sugar-phosphate isomerase — translated: MDAIEKARRVIRIETDSLERLASRLDEGFSRAVSLLKETLDQRGKIVVIGVGKSGNIGHKIAATLNSTGATAVVLNSQNALHGDLGLLSDGDAVIALSYSGETRELLDLLPFIKRFDVRLIALTGKPSSTLSEFSDVTLDTSVEREACPLNLAPTSSSTAMLVMGDALAMVLLEARGFTEEDFARFHPGGSLGRALLTKVADIMRSGTELATVPEISTVREALLAMSAARSGACLILAENGSLAGIFTHGDFARCFQQDAHIADRPVADFMTRRPISVQAESLAAEAVKTIGHNRVDDVVVLDPQGRPVGLIDSQDLARLKIV